AGGCGATGAATTCAAAACCAAAAATATCAATATTCCACTTTTGGCTAAATATTATATAGTAAGCGGATTGAATTTACAATTCGGACCACAAATTTCATTCAACACCGGAAACGATTATAAATTCAACAAAGCGCGTGTGACTGATGCGTGGAAAAACATCAGCAATGGCGATATGGCTAAAGGTACCAACTTTGGCGCGGTGCTTGGCTTAGGCTATCGTGTGCCGTTGGTGGGCTTGTCTGTAGATGCTCGCTATACCCTAGGATTGACTAATGTGGTAAACGATGATCAAACAGTGGTAGATGCGCTAAAAGCAGTTGGTGCCAAAGATAATTTCAAAAATGGTGTATTTACCATCGGCGTGAGCTACGCATTTCTCTAAGAAAATACCCAAAATATTAGATTTAAAGTGTTTTTTGAGCTTTTCAAAAGGCACTTTTTATTTATATTGATTAAAAAATGTATGAATGTTCATTCATTTAAAAGTTTGAAAAATAATATTTTAAGTGTTTTTTGCTAATCGTTATAAGGGAATGATTGCGCAAAAGTAGTTTTTTTGGCACGCCCTTTGTTTAATCAATAGGCATAACACATAAAACTTTAAAAAATGAAAAAATTAGTTTTAACAGCAGCAATTGCATTTTCAGGTATTGTAGGATTGAACGCTCAATCAATGGAAAGCTTACAAATTGGCGCAAGAGCAGGATATAACTATTCTACATTAAGAGGAGATACAGCAAATGACGTAGATACCAAAGGTCTTAGCGGATACCATGTAGGTATGTTTGTAGAAGTCCCTGTAACTGAGCGTTTCTCAATTCAGCCAGAGGTTCAGTACTCTACACAAGGAGCTAAATGGGAGGGGTCTTTCTTAGGAGTTAAAGGAGAGAAAAAATTGAAAACTCAGTATATCAATGTTCCAATTTTAGCTAAAGTATATGTAGCGGATGGATTCAACTTACAAGTTGGGCCAAAATTAGGTTTTTTAACGGGTGCAACTTTTGAAACATCAGGATCTAATATTCCTCTTTTTGGAAAAGTAGGAGTTACTAAAGATGATGATTTTAACAAGAAAATGGGTAAAGTTGACTTCGGTTTAGTATTCGGAGCTGGTTACAAAACTCCAGTTGGTTTAACAATCGACGCTCGTTACGATTTAGGACTTACCAATGTATTAGATAAGGATAATTCTTCTTTGGCTGACTTAAATGTATCTCCAGATAACGATTTCAAAAACGGAGTATTTACAGTTGGTTTAGGATACCAATTCTAATCGTAGAATGTAATTTATTTACATTGACATAAATTAAATTCAGTTTAAATGAGTCCCTTAATCTTAGATTAGGGGACTTTTTTTTGGCATAATGTTTAAAAAATGTTTAATTTACGGCATTATTTTAAGTTTCAACTTCAAAAGTTGAATGCTAAAATGATTATCTTTGTGTAATATAAACCCGTATAATCTAAAAAATGGAACGATTTTCTTTCCTAAATGCTGTACATGCCGAATATATAGATGAGCTGTACCAAAAATATAAAAAATATCCAGATAGTGTAGATCCTTCATGGCGAAGCTTTTTTCAAGGATTTGATTTTGGGCAACAAAGTTATGGCAATGACGATTTCTCTGAACAAGTAGTTTATGATGAAGCCGTGCCCGAAAAAATCCGAAAAGAGTTTAAAGTTGTAAATTTGATTAATGGCTACCGTTCTCGTGGGCACTTGTTTACCAAGACCAATCCCGTGAGAAATCGCCGAACTTATAGACCTACCTTAGCCTTAGAAAACTTCGGATTATCTCAAGAAGATTTAAACACTACTTTTGATGCGGGCGAAATGCTGGGCATGGGCTCAAACCATACTTTGGCTGAAATTATCGACCATTTAGAGAAAATGTATTGCCAATCAATCGGGGTGGAGTACATGTATATAAGAAAACCTGAAATCGTAGAATGGATTCAGCAATGGTTGAATAAAAATTTGAATCAGCCAAAACTTACCACTGAAGAAAAAAGACAAGTTTTACACAAATTAAATGAAGCTACTGCGTTTGAGGACTTTTTGCACAAGAAATTTGTGGGGCAAAAACGATTCTCTGGCGAAGGTGTGGAATCTGTGATTCCAGGATTAGACGAAATCATCACTCGTGGGGCAGAAGCTGGCGTGCAAGAATATGTAGTGGGAATGGCACACCGAGGAAGATTGAACGTTTTGGCAAATGTTTTTAAGAAAAATTATTCGCAAATATTTAGTGAGTTTGAGAAAAAAGAATTTGAAGATGATTTCTTTGATGGTGATGTGAAATATCACTTAGGTTCAACTACTTACACCGAAACGCCAAAAGGTAAAAAAGTAAAAATCAATTTAGCGCCGAATCCTTCGCACTTAGAGACTGTGGATGCGGTGGTAGAGGGAATTGCCCGTGCCAAAGCAGATTTGGAATACGAAGGAGATTTCAATAAAATTATCCCGATTTTACTGCACGGAGATGCCGCCATTTCTGGACAAGGAATTGTGTATGAGGTAGTGCAAATGGAAAAATTAAAAGGCTACAAAACAGGAGGAACCATCCATATTGTAACCAATAACCAAATCGGTTTTACAACCAATTACCTAGACGGGCGAAGCAGCACCTATTGTACTGATGTGGCAAAAGTTACACTTAGTCCAGTATTGCATGTCAATGCCGATGATGTAGAGGCAGTAATACATGCGATGCGTTTTGCCGTAGACTACAGAATGCAGTTTAATACCGATGTTTTCATTGATTTATTAGGTTACAGAAAATATGGGCATAACGAGGGCGATGAGCCAAGATTTACACAGCCTAAGCTATATAAAACCATAGCAAAACATCCAAATGTTCGAGAAATTTACAAAGACAATTTAGAAAAAGAAGGCGTAGTAGGCGATGAGTTCTTAAGAGAAATGGAAGAAGAATTTAGACAAATTCTTGAAAACCATTTTGAGGAAGCCAAGAAAATTGAGAAAAACACGCTCGATCCATTTATGCCAGAAGTTTGGGAAGATTTTGAACTAAAAAGAATCGATACCATGCTTGAGCCAGTGGAGACAAAATCAGATTTAAAAGATTTAAAAGAAATAGCAGAAACTATTACAAAACTCCCTAGCGATAAGAAATTCATCAAAAAAGTTCAGCGTTTGTATGAGCAGCGCAACGATATGGTTTTCAAGGAAAACTCTATTGATTGGGGAATGGCTGAATTGCTTGCCTATGGCTCTTTGTTAAAAGAAGGATTCAATGTAAGAATCTCTGGAGAAGATGTAGAAAGAGGTACTTTCTCTCATCGCCATGCCTTGGTGAAAACAGAAGATGCCGAAGAAGAATTTATTTTACTTAATAGCGTGAACAAAAACGCCCAATTGCAGATTTACAACTCTTTGTTGTCGGAATATGCAGTTTTGGGATTTGATTATGGCTATGCTATGGCAGCACCGAAAACTTTAAGCATTTGGGAAGCTCAGTTTGGAGA
This Ornithobacterium rhinotracheale DNA region includes the following protein-coding sequences:
- a CDS encoding porin family protein — encoded protein: MKKIILSTLFAVVGLCSVQAQHLDFGVRGAYNYANLRGSSSTGLKLEGRNGYQIGLFAEVPLLGKWSVQPEIYYSTQGAKEVFTQGDEFKTKNINIPLLAKYYIVSGLNLQFGPQISFNTGNDYKFNKARVTDAWKNISNGDMAKGTNFGAVLGLGYRVPLVGLSVDARYTLGLTNVVNDDQTVVDALKAVGAKDNFKNGVFTIGVSYAFL
- a CDS encoding porin family protein, with translation MKKLVLTAAIAFSGIVGLNAQSMESLQIGARAGYNYSTLRGDTANDVDTKGLSGYHVGMFVEVPVTERFSIQPEVQYSTQGAKWEGSFLGVKGEKKLKTQYINVPILAKVYVADGFNLQVGPKLGFLTGATFETSGSNIPLFGKVGVTKDDDFNKKMGKVDFGLVFGAGYKTPVGLTIDARYDLGLTNVLDKDNSSLADLNVSPDNDFKNGVFTVGLGYQF
- a CDS encoding 2-oxoglutarate dehydrogenase E1 component codes for the protein MERFSFLNAVHAEYIDELYQKYKKYPDSVDPSWRSFFQGFDFGQQSYGNDDFSEQVVYDEAVPEKIRKEFKVVNLINGYRSRGHLFTKTNPVRNRRTYRPTLALENFGLSQEDLNTTFDAGEMLGMGSNHTLAEIIDHLEKMYCQSIGVEYMYIRKPEIVEWIQQWLNKNLNQPKLTTEEKRQVLHKLNEATAFEDFLHKKFVGQKRFSGEGVESVIPGLDEIITRGAEAGVQEYVVGMAHRGRLNVLANVFKKNYSQIFSEFEKKEFEDDFFDGDVKYHLGSTTYTETPKGKKVKINLAPNPSHLETVDAVVEGIARAKADLEYEGDFNKIIPILLHGDAAISGQGIVYEVVQMEKLKGYKTGGTIHIVTNNQIGFTTNYLDGRSSTYCTDVAKVTLSPVLHVNADDVEAVIHAMRFAVDYRMQFNTDVFIDLLGYRKYGHNEGDEPRFTQPKLYKTIAKHPNVREIYKDNLEKEGVVGDEFLREMEEEFRQILENHFEEAKKIEKNTLDPFMPEVWEDFELKRIDTMLEPVETKSDLKDLKEIAETITKLPSDKKFIKKVQRLYEQRNDMVFKENSIDWGMAELLAYGSLLKEGFNVRISGEDVERGTFSHRHALVKTEDAEEEFILLNSVNKNAQLQIYNSLLSEYAVLGFDYGYAMAAPKTLSIWEAQFGDFSNGGQIVIDQYISAAEDKWKMQNGLVMLLPHGYEGQGAEHSSARVERYLQLCARGNMFVANCTTPANFYHLLRRQMHTNYRKPLVVFTPKSLLRHPQVKSSIEELAEGTFQPIIDDTVVKKNAKRLVFCTGKVYYDLLDYRKENKRDDVAIIRLEQLYPLNIEEIKKLIKSYKNHESLVWVQEEPENMGAWSYILRNLRELPWEVVAPHESAAPATGSFKAWYKNQQNVINETFNLNNKK